A window of Diadema setosum chromosome 2, eeDiaSeto1, whole genome shotgun sequence contains these coding sequences:
- the LOC140238581 gene encoding 3-beta-hydroxysteroid-Delta(8),Delta(7)-isomerase-like — MATNQSHPFNPSTMVVKDYVPNSLSNVAILGIALPAFAVIFLVVWFISAKDVRGRAVPTGQRLMLAWFGLCGMIHCFLEGYFSIFYQSIPSKTDFLGQVWKEYGKGDSRYVIGDNCTVCVETVTAWLEGPVCFFIIYAYLNRFPSRYLLQLLVSTGQLYGTIIFFMTEYRDKLIHCKYGHPLYFWFYFMTMNIPWIIVPILNVIYCFGHLSAAQASLDAAASQQAPKKAAGSKKKKY, encoded by the exons ATGGCAACGAACCAAAGCCACCCGTTCAACCCATCAACAATGGTTGTCAAGGACTATGTCCCCAACTCATTGTCAAATGTAGCCATTCTGGGCATTGCTCTACCAGCCTTTGCTGTCATCTTCCTGGTTGTGTGGTTCATCAGTGCCAAGGACGTACGAGGGCGCGCCGTACCAACGGGGCAGCGACTGATGCTGGCTTGGTTTGGGCTGTGTGGCATGATACACTGCTTTCTTGAGGGCTACTTCAGCATCTTCTACCAAAGCATTCCCAGCAAAACTGACTTCCTTGGTCAAGTAT gGAAGGAGTATGGAAAAGGAGACAGCCGCTATGTCAT TGGTGACAACTGCACAGTTTGTGTGGAGACAGTGACAGCCTGGCTGGAGGGACCTGTCTGTTTCTTCATTATCTATGCCTACCTCAACCGCTTCCCCAGCCGCTACCTGCTGCAGCTCCTGGTCTCCACTGGACAGCTCTATG GAACCATCATTTTCTTCATGACGGAGTACCGTGACAAACTCATTCACTGCAAGTATGGCCACCCACTCTACTTCTGGTTCTACTTCATGACCATGAACATTCCTTGGATCATCGTCCCCATCCTCAACGTCATCTACTGCTTTGGCCATCTGAGTGCAGCACAGGCCAGTCTGGATGCAGCAGCATCGCAGCAAGCCCCCAAGAAGGCAGCAGGcagcaagaagaagaagtactAG